One Brevibacterium spongiae DNA segment encodes these proteins:
- the acs gene encoding acetate--CoA ligase — MTNSPTIEELSHEDRIFPPPEEFAAQANAKADEYDKAAADRLGYWAEQAKRITWDTPFDTVLDWSDKPTAQWFVGGKLNAAYNCVDRHVENGLGDRVAYYFEGESGDTRTITYADLLREVSKAANALTELGVKTGDRVAIYMPMIPETVFAMLACARLGAPHTVIFGGFSSSAIADRVKDCGVEFVITADGGYRKGKPSGLKSVVDEAMEDCPEVRNVLVVRRTGQDIDWNDDRDLWWHDVVDRQSETHTPEAFDSEHPLYIMYSSGTTGKPKGILHTTGGYLVGTSFTHWAVFDIKPETDVYWTAADIGWVTGHSYIVYGPLANGATSVLYEGTPDTPHRGRWWEIVEKYKVSILYCAPTAIRQFMKWGRDIPAKFDLNSLRLLGSVGEPINPEAWMWYREHIGGNRCPVVDTWWQTENGSILISPLPGVTATKPGSAMRPLPGIVADVFDDEGNSVEPGNGGYLVVKEPWPSMLRTLWGDEERFQKTYWSQYPEVYFAGDGAKIDRDGDFWVLGRVDDVLNVSGHRMSTAEIESALVAHPKVAEAAVVGAQDEMTGQAIEAFVILRESAADGGDDVVAELRNHVRSAIGPIATPRSIMLVPDLPKTRSGKIMRRLLKDVAEKREVGDVTTLADSSVMDLIQKGVSES; from the coding sequence ATGACGAACAGTCCGACGATCGAGGAGCTCAGCCACGAAGACCGCATCTTCCCACCTCCGGAGGAGTTTGCGGCGCAGGCGAATGCCAAGGCCGACGAGTACGACAAGGCCGCTGCCGACCGCCTCGGATACTGGGCGGAGCAGGCCAAGCGGATCACCTGGGACACACCCTTCGACACGGTTCTCGACTGGTCGGACAAACCCACTGCCCAATGGTTCGTCGGCGGGAAGCTCAATGCCGCCTACAACTGTGTCGACCGGCACGTCGAGAACGGACTCGGCGATCGTGTCGCCTACTATTTCGAAGGCGAATCCGGTGATACCCGCACGATCACCTATGCCGATCTGCTCCGCGAGGTCTCGAAGGCCGCGAACGCGCTCACCGAGCTCGGGGTGAAGACCGGCGACCGGGTCGCGATCTACATGCCGATGATCCCCGAAACGGTGTTCGCGATGCTCGCCTGCGCCCGCCTCGGCGCCCCGCACACCGTCATCTTCGGCGGCTTCTCATCCTCGGCGATCGCCGACCGCGTCAAGGACTGCGGCGTCGAGTTCGTCATCACCGCCGACGGCGGCTACCGCAAGGGCAAACCCTCAGGGCTCAAATCCGTCGTCGACGAGGCGATGGAGGACTGCCCCGAGGTGCGCAATGTCCTCGTCGTCCGCCGCACCGGCCAGGACATCGACTGGAACGATGACCGGGATCTGTGGTGGCACGACGTCGTCGACCGTCAGTCGGAGACGCACACACCCGAAGCCTTCGACTCCGAGCATCCGCTCTACATCATGTACTCCTCGGGAACGACCGGAAAACCCAAGGGAATCCTGCACACCACGGGCGGCTACCTCGTCGGCACCTCGTTCACTCACTGGGCGGTCTTCGACATCAAACCCGAGACCGACGTCTACTGGACCGCCGCGGACATCGGCTGGGTGACCGGCCACTCGTACATCGTCTACGGGCCGCTGGCCAATGGTGCCACCTCGGTGCTCTACGAAGGCACTCCGGATACTCCGCACCGCGGTCGCTGGTGGGAGATCGTTGAGAAGTACAAGGTCTCCATCCTCTACTGCGCCCCGACGGCGATCCGACAGTTCATGAAGTGGGGACGCGACATCCCCGCGAAATTCGACCTCAACAGCCTGCGCCTGCTCGGCAGCGTCGGTGAGCCGATCAACCCCGAAGCCTGGATGTGGTACCGGGAGCACATCGGCGGGAACCGGTGCCCGGTCGTCGACACCTGGTGGCAGACGGAGAACGGCAGCATCCTCATCAGCCCGCTGCCCGGAGTCACCGCGACGAAGCCGGGATCGGCGATGCGTCCGCTGCCCGGGATCGTCGCCGACGTCTTCGACGACGAGGGCAACTCGGTCGAACCCGGCAACGGCGGCTATCTCGTGGTCAAGGAGCCGTGGCCGTCGATGCTGCGCACCCTGTGGGGAGACGAGGAGCGCTTCCAGAAGACCTACTGGTCGCAGTACCCGGAGGTCTACTTCGCCGGTGACGGTGCGAAGATCGACCGGGACGGGGACTTCTGGGTCCTCGGCCGCGTCGACGACGTCCTCAACGTCTCCGGCCACCGGATGTCGACCGCGGAGATCGAATCCGCGCTCGTCGCCCATCCGAAGGTCGCCGAGGCGGCTGTGGTCGGTGCGCAGGACGAGATGACGGGACAGGCGATCGAAGCCTTCGTCATCCTCCGTGAGAGCGCCGCTGACGGCGGAGACGACGTCGTCGCAGAACTGCGGAACCATGTGCGCTCCGCCATCGGTCCGATCGCGACACCGCGATCGATCATGCTCGTGCCCGACCTGCCGAAGACCCGGTCGGGCAAGATCATGCGTCGCCTGCTCAAGGATGTGGCGGAGAAGCGCGAGGTCGGCGACGTCACCACACTCGCGGATTCCTCGGTCATGGACCTCATCCAGAAGGGCGTCTCCGAAAGCTGA
- a CDS encoding phosphoribosyltransferase produces MPAEAALMIAGPAVDRLTAVPGRVHDVLLRRSSPHADLRLYLSADTDAPLRHLEYCFAGDFDYEAVPERRRPRFNVATRWRGAELPYAAEDLITLLNQTLSLPSQGSLDLVTVLDWSAVAAGRMIDSGQERQARTPGELMLRARRRTTHPRMGALAIGALVAEMARVISDHPAYRDAAVIIGGPDSLEDEPNLRTQIAQELAEVTEKELVILRWPVWQISGSAPLMSSLDRRLHGTAIVVDDVWTDGATMSAVGQLARASGADKAFGLAATIAHATEHRT; encoded by the coding sequence GTGCCGGCAGAAGCCGCCCTCATGATCGCCGGCCCCGCCGTCGATCGCCTGACCGCCGTTCCGGGGCGCGTCCACGATGTGCTGCTGCGTCGGTCGAGTCCACACGCCGATCTGCGCCTGTATCTGTCCGCCGACACCGACGCGCCGCTGCGGCACCTCGAATACTGCTTCGCCGGTGACTTCGACTACGAAGCCGTGCCCGAGCGGCGCCGTCCCCGGTTCAACGTCGCGACGCGGTGGCGTGGTGCAGAGCTTCCCTATGCCGCCGAGGATCTCATCACCCTGCTCAATCAGACGCTCAGTCTGCCCAGTCAAGGTTCGCTCGACCTCGTCACCGTGCTCGACTGGTCCGCGGTGGCGGCCGGACGGATGATCGACAGCGGTCAGGAACGGCAGGCCAGGACTCCCGGCGAACTCATGCTGCGGGCGCGCAGACGGACCACCCACCCTCGGATGGGTGCCCTGGCCATCGGCGCACTCGTTGCGGAGATGGCTCGTGTCATCAGCGACCATCCGGCCTATCGCGACGCCGCCGTCATCATCGGTGGACCGGATTCGCTCGAGGACGAACCGAATCTGCGCACGCAGATCGCGCAGGAGCTGGCGGAGGTGACAGAGAAGGAGCTCGTCATCCTGCGCTGGCCGGTCTGGCAGATCTCCGGCAGCGCCCCGCTCATGAGTTCCTTGGATCGGCGCCTGCACGGGACAGCCATCGTCGTCGACGACGTGTGGACCGACGGGGCCACGATGAGCGCTGTCGGCCAGCTCGCCCGCGCCTCGGGTGCGGACAAGGCGTTCGGGCTCGCGGCCACGATCGCGCACGCGACAGAGCACCGCACATGA
- a CDS encoding YceI family protein: protein MLKKTRHAVFTMGSDAPTPATPAKPETAPASAPSPKEEAVNEDKSKEAETADMSTDPEAKEPVATEPETAEDKTVESETAESETAEPAPTGPVSADPAPAEPVITGHWDLDPSHTRIGFSTRHAMISRIRGAFNEVSGWADIAEDVADSSATVIMQAGSVDTRNTGRDQHLCSEDFFNIGEFPEISFVSSAIDEVDENSYVVTGDLTIKDVTKSVSVPLELLGIDSDPFGNLRAGLEGSRRIDRRDWGMEWNTPLDSGGVLVGEKITLEFEMSLIKETKTAAEAEED, encoded by the coding sequence ATGCTGAAGAAGACCCGCCATGCCGTGTTCACGATGGGCTCCGATGCCCCGACGCCCGCTACCCCGGCGAAGCCGGAGACCGCCCCGGCGTCCGCGCCGAGCCCGAAGGAGGAAGCGGTGAACGAGGATAAGAGCAAGGAGGCAGAGACCGCCGACATGAGCACAGACCCCGAAGCCAAAGAGCCTGTAGCCACAGAACCCGAAACAGCAGAAGACAAGACTGTCGAGTCCGAAACCGCGGAATCCGAAACTGCTGAACCAGCACCGACCGGGCCGGTATCGGCCGACCCTGCGCCGGCCGAACCGGTGATCACCGGGCATTGGGACCTCGATCCTTCGCACACCCGGATCGGCTTCTCGACCCGACATGCGATGATCTCCCGGATCCGCGGAGCCTTCAATGAGGTCTCCGGCTGGGCGGACATCGCCGAGGATGTCGCAGACTCGTCCGCGACGGTGATCATGCAGGCCGGAAGCGTCGACACCCGCAATACTGGCCGAGATCAGCACCTGTGCTCGGAGGACTTCTTCAACATCGGAGAGTTCCCCGAGATCTCGTTCGTCTCCTCGGCGATCGACGAAGTCGACGAGAACTCCTACGTCGTGACCGGAGACCTGACGATCAAGGACGTGACGAAGTCCGTGTCCGTTCCGCTCGAACTCCTCGGTATCGACTCCGACCCCTTCGGCAACCTCCGCGCCGGACTCGAGGGTTCGCGGCGGATCGACCGTCGGGACTGGGGGATGGAGTGGAACACCCCGCTCGACTCCGGCGGCGTCCTCGTCGGGGAGAAGATCACCCTGGAATTCGAGATGTCCCTCATCAAGGAGACGAAGACGGCCGCCGAGGCGGAGGAGGACTGA
- a CDS encoding helix-turn-helix transcriptional regulator: MTLMIRDNELAALTRVVHGSGPATIVMAGEFGSGRSSLINAAAEASPVPSRIFRVSSTESTWNYSGLSAFLSIIDDLNDTSFNSLMRFDGGPESAFHLAEDLDTALRETLLPPMSLFIDDADLLDPLSQDVIGYLLRRRSMRNLRTVLATGSLPADGPWSSFPQLPLDPLGVPSLIRLGRSLTSPLAWDAVLETVARVSAGSPMSLKSMLSVVRSEVLHGTAPMSLPLPLGQKLCSLLAAALDEFSPGQMACLRVVSCAGSVPSDIAAAVAGPDAGELDELVHLGTLNRVNDELLFADARLRSAVYHAMPEAEQLRLHGEIAGLCTGRHAHHRPWHESFTSGADGLVEDLVCAARTHVHTGRIQTAIELTERALTLAGDELPTAAFEALTEALIMKCEYALARRLLSVLRGPVGDESLGPTHTRLQALLDFSQFGTVTDQHVDEILALHGRSAPDECALLLATLTSCQLQRWEVRKATRTAERMRAFVGADSLQARVVDSVVALFTEALAGRELPGPAQLHAIGEDIRACFPAEYSWLLISHALALADRHEDARPLLKNLSDQFSHIPSLFTRYARRVTLLNEMRACNFFEVRRLEKLITAGEERGGAAQDLITSAMIAILDNRHDEAKATVRAARRRITPGASRVTTHQLAIVQAKLAMHDRDFAAANRHFAQVRHSSAADGSPHLLRFHDDYIESLVYSGHTDRALEVFGDLTAAYDKAPTAWTEHAIARTRPLLLTGEESLQAFAELVETWQQPGFEYLRARTLFSYANRLTELGRDGEARDTRELAGAIFAELGLDELCAADDQPAPTLLDRLDDKELPVVQLLLKGHKNHVIAHELFVSVRTVELRLTNIYRKAGVKSRFELMRLIEAEATDEDERVG, translated from the coding sequence ATGACCCTGATGATCCGCGACAACGAACTCGCCGCGCTGACGCGTGTGGTTCACGGCTCCGGCCCCGCCACCATCGTCATGGCAGGCGAATTCGGCTCGGGGCGATCATCGCTGATCAACGCCGCTGCAGAGGCATCTCCGGTTCCCTCACGGATCTTCCGGGTCAGCTCGACGGAATCGACCTGGAACTATTCGGGGCTGTCGGCATTCCTGTCAATCATCGACGATCTCAACGACACCTCGTTCAACAGCCTCATGCGGTTCGACGGCGGGCCGGAATCCGCGTTCCACCTGGCCGAGGACCTTGACACCGCTCTGCGTGAGACGCTGCTGCCGCCCATGTCGCTGTTCATCGACGACGCCGACCTGCTCGACCCGCTGAGCCAGGACGTGATCGGGTACCTGCTGCGGCGCCGGTCGATGCGGAACCTGCGCACCGTTCTCGCCACCGGCTCCCTGCCCGCAGATGGGCCGTGGAGCAGCTTTCCGCAGCTGCCCCTCGACCCGCTCGGTGTGCCGTCCCTGATCAGGCTCGGCCGTTCGCTGACCTCCCCGCTGGCCTGGGACGCGGTCCTCGAAACGGTCGCCCGTGTCAGCGCCGGCAGCCCCATGTCTCTGAAATCCATGCTCAGCGTCGTCCGCTCCGAAGTCCTCCACGGCACCGCTCCGATGAGCCTCCCGCTGCCGCTGGGACAGAAGCTGTGCTCCCTTCTCGCTGCCGCACTCGACGAGTTCTCCCCCGGGCAGATGGCCTGCCTGCGCGTCGTCTCCTGCGCCGGATCCGTTCCCTCCGATATCGCAGCGGCCGTGGCCGGTCCCGATGCGGGCGAACTCGATGAACTCGTCCACCTCGGCACCCTGAACCGAGTCAACGACGAACTGCTCTTCGCCGATGCCCGCCTGCGCTCGGCGGTCTACCATGCGATGCCCGAGGCCGAACAGCTCCGACTCCACGGTGAGATCGCGGGGCTGTGCACGGGCCGGCACGCTCATCACCGACCGTGGCATGAGAGCTTCACCTCCGGTGCTGACGGACTCGTCGAGGACCTCGTCTGCGCTGCCCGCACGCACGTGCACACCGGCCGGATCCAGACCGCGATCGAACTGACCGAGAGGGCTCTGACACTGGCCGGTGACGAACTGCCGACCGCGGCTTTCGAAGCCCTCACCGAGGCGCTGATCATGAAGTGCGAATACGCGCTGGCCCGTCGTCTGCTCAGTGTGCTGCGCGGGCCGGTCGGAGACGAATCCTTAGGCCCGACGCACACCCGTCTGCAGGCCCTGCTCGACTTCTCTCAATTCGGCACCGTCACCGACCAGCACGTCGACGAGATCCTCGCCCTGCACGGTCGGAGCGCACCGGACGAATGCGCTCTGCTGCTGGCCACTCTGACGTCCTGTCAGCTGCAGCGCTGGGAAGTGCGCAAGGCCACCCGCACCGCAGAACGGATGAGAGCATTCGTCGGCGCCGATTCCCTGCAGGCTCGGGTCGTCGACTCCGTCGTCGCGCTGTTCACCGAGGCCCTGGCCGGGCGCGAACTGCCCGGTCCGGCGCAGCTGCACGCCATCGGCGAGGACATCCGCGCATGTTTCCCGGCGGAATATTCGTGGCTGCTCATCTCCCACGCGCTGGCCTTGGCCGATCGGCATGAAGACGCTCGTCCTCTGCTGAAGAACCTCTCGGATCAGTTCTCGCACATTCCGTCTCTGTTCACGCGCTACGCCCGCCGGGTGACGCTTCTCAATGAGATGCGAGCCTGCAACTTCTTCGAAGTCCGGCGTCTCGAGAAGCTCATCACCGCCGGCGAGGAGCGCGGCGGCGCCGCCCAGGACCTCATCACCTCGGCAATGATCGCGATCCTCGACAACCGCCACGACGAGGCCAAGGCGACAGTGCGCGCAGCCCGCCGCCGCATCACTCCCGGGGCCAGTCGGGTGACGACTCATCAGCTCGCGATCGTCCAGGCCAAACTGGCCATGCACGATCGGGACTTCGCCGCGGCCAACCGGCACTTCGCACAGGTCAGACACTCCTCGGCCGCAGACGGCAGTCCTCACCTCCTGCGCTTCCACGATGACTACATCGAATCGCTCGTCTACAGCGGACACACCGATCGCGCTCTCGAGGTCTTCGGCGATCTCACCGCGGCCTACGACAAGGCACCGACGGCGTGGACTGAGCACGCGATCGCGCGCACACGCCCCCTCCTCCTCACCGGCGAAGAATCGCTGCAGGCATTCGCCGAACTCGTCGAGACCTGGCAGCAGCCGGGGTTCGAGTATCTGCGTGCCCGCACCCTGTTCTCGTATGCGAACAGGCTCACCGAGCTCGGCCGCGACGGCGAAGCGAGGGACACTCGCGAGCTCGCCGGCGCAATCTTCGCCGAACTCGGACTCGACGAACTCTGCGCAGCAGATGACCAACCGGCACCGACCCTGCTCGATCGCCTCGATGACAAAGAGCTGCCCGTCGTCCAGCTCCTGCTCAAGGGACACAAGAACCATGTCATCGCGCACGAGCTGTTCGTCTCCGTGCGCACAGTGGAGCTGCGGCTGACGAACATCTACCGCAAGGCCGGAGTGAAGTCCCGATTCGAACTCATGCGACTCATCGAGGCGGAGGCCACGGACGAGGACGAACGCGTCGGCTAG
- a CDS encoding heparan-alpha-glucosaminide N-acetyltransferase domain-containing protein, whose translation MTETTHPNPDIAEAVASRPAPGPRRPREIWTGRSEVWLSEISSDPAEPMRNVAGGGLRTSSQMLNRVVDRDRRRRRARSVGVDAARGFALIGMFAVHLLPAAHSDGSPTLVWQILAGNAAALFAVLAGVSLAFGSGGERPVTGRPLHRSRVNVAVRGLLLIVLGFGLNRLNLAAFDILPYFGIMFLLAIPFLPLRARTLLVTGTVLVVTMPVTRYLLHQQVEGLHRHPAATFDTALTDPLGVTATLLVTGTYPVLTWFALVCLGMGIGRLQLHFTTPRMLIIVIGAFAVLIATAVTKLLVNRFDGYASVQRSLPGSGPDAVDDFIVFGPTGPLPTAAPGWLLVGGPHTNTSFALIIGAGFSLVTIGLLILLARGSNLLRPLVDMGRMPMTLYTTHLLIITVAPDDVGEVRLFFIQSLAAFGFACLWRMFFKRGPLEAVMTAIARSAAKMLGLSSAAGPSVTRSS comes from the coding sequence ATGACAGAGACCACCCACCCGAATCCGGACATCGCCGAGGCGGTCGCCTCCCGTCCGGCCCCAGGACCGCGCCGTCCCCGTGAGATCTGGACCGGACGCTCCGAGGTATGGCTCTCGGAGATCTCCTCCGACCCGGCCGAACCCATGCGCAATGTCGCCGGCGGAGGGCTGCGCACATCCTCCCAGATGCTCAACCGTGTCGTGGACCGCGACCGTAGGCGCAGACGTGCGCGGTCGGTCGGCGTCGATGCAGCCCGCGGGTTCGCTCTCATCGGCATGTTCGCTGTGCACCTGCTGCCGGCCGCACATTCCGACGGCTCCCCCACGCTGGTCTGGCAGATCCTCGCCGGCAACGCTGCCGCCCTCTTCGCCGTGCTCGCCGGAGTCTCGTTGGCCTTCGGCAGCGGAGGCGAGCGGCCTGTGACCGGTCGACCGCTGCACCGGTCCCGCGTCAATGTCGCCGTCCGCGGGCTCCTGCTCATCGTCCTCGGCTTCGGGCTCAACCGGCTGAACCTGGCGGCGTTCGACATCCTGCCGTACTTCGGGATCATGTTCCTCCTCGCCATCCCCTTCCTGCCGCTGCGGGCACGGACCCTGCTGGTGACCGGGACGGTCCTGGTCGTCACAATGCCGGTCACCCGCTATCTGCTCCACCAACAGGTCGAGGGACTCCACAGGCATCCGGCGGCCACTTTCGACACCGCCCTCACCGACCCCCTCGGCGTGACAGCCACCCTCCTGGTCACCGGGACCTACCCGGTCCTCACGTGGTTCGCACTCGTGTGCCTCGGGATGGGAATCGGCCGCCTGCAGCTGCATTTCACCACCCCGAGGATGCTCATCATCGTCATCGGCGCCTTCGCCGTGCTCATCGCCACCGCAGTGACGAAGCTGCTGGTCAACCGCTTCGACGGCTATGCCTCGGTGCAGCGGTCGCTTCCCGGTTCCGGGCCGGACGCCGTCGACGACTTCATCGTCTTCGGACCCACCGGCCCTCTGCCCACCGCAGCACCCGGCTGGCTGCTCGTCGGCGGTCCCCACACCAATACGAGCTTCGCTCTCATCATCGGGGCCGGGTTCTCCCTGGTCACCATCGGCCTGCTCATCCTCCTCGCCCGTGGCAGCAACCTGCTGCGGCCACTCGTCGACATGGGACGGATGCCGATGACCCTCTACACCACTCATCTGCTCATCATCACCGTCGCTCCCGACGACGTCGGCGAGGTTCGGCTCTTCTTCATCCAGTCCCTCGCCGCGTTCGGCTTCGCCTGCCTGTGGCGGATGTTCTTCAAGCGCGGACCTCTCGAGGCGGTCATGACCGCCATCGCCCGGAGCGCGGCAAAGATGCTCGGCCTGAGCTCAGCCGCAGGACCCTCAGTGACACGCTCCTCATGA